A window of Synechococcus sp. WH 8109 genomic DNA:
TTCCAAGCTTGCTGGTGAGTGGTCCAGCAGGGGTGCGTACCGACCGGGTGGGCTGTGAGCGGGTGCTGGTGCACGCGCAATGGGCACTGCTGACTGCCTCTGGCCTGGGGGCCCTAGCGATTCCCCTGTTGGAGGGCACAGCCCAGGTGCTGCTGCTGCTCTGCAGCACACTTTTGGTGGGCATCGCCGGTGCCTATGAATTAACGGCACGCAACAAATACTGCTCGATCCTGGTGGAGCGGCCGGAACAGCTGGCGGGCTACCTCACCAGCTTTTCGGTGGTCTTCAACGTGGGCAAACTGGTAGGCCCGCCGATCGGCGGGTTGTTGCTGGCGGCCACTAGCCCGGCCTGGGCCCTGGGCATTGATGCGGCCAGCTATCTGCTGCCAATCACCAGTGTGATGTTCTTGCTCAACCCGAATCGGGATCGGGAAGTGCGCAGCAGCATCGGTCAAGACGCCAGCCTGCTAAACGCCTGGCGCCACTGCGGTAGCACCCTTCAAGGGGTGCTCAGCTTCACCGCTGTGCTGTGTCTGATCGGGTTCTATCACCCGGGACTGGCCCCGTTGATCGCCTTCGATCAACTGGGACCGAATCCCACGGATCTGGGGCTGTTCACAAGCGTGCTGGCGGGCGGGAGCATCGTGGGCGGGCTGGTGCTGCAACGCAACAGCCAGCGTTTCTGCCGGCGCCCTTTCCTCACTCTCGGGGGTTTTGGCTTGATTACCGCAGTGGCCCAGCTGGGAATGGCCCGCACTCCAGGGCCTGTGTTCAGTCTGGCCATGGCCTTTCTGATAGGCGCCGGCACAGCCGGACTGTTGAGCAGCTGCAACCTGATCAGTCAGATCGGCTCACCACAGGTAATGCGAGGCCGGATGGCTGGGCTCAGCCAGATCGCCTTCCTCGGCGGTGGCGGGCTCAGTGGATTGATCGTTGCCCTGATGGTGATGTTCACCAATCTCTCCACGGCTTTCGCAATCACGGGTAGCCTCAGCGCTGCTGTGGCTGTGCTTTGGATACGAAAGCGAGGAGGGAAGACGTTAGAGCCGCTCAGATGAGCTTGATTCCCTTCAGCAGCTTGGTGAGCACAAAAGCCGTCACCAGACCGGAACCAACCAGGCCGAGATAGATGCCGACGCCCATGTGCAAGTACGGAGGTGACCACTATTAGATCAGACACCGGCCTGAGTTCAGGCCATTGCGCTTAGGGTTTGTGAATAGCTGATACCGATTGATAGGTATCTCCAATCGGGCTGACCGGACGTTCATCCACCAACGCCCGACGCCATTGGCACGCTTTTCGTTTATCCCGAGTTCCCGAAGACCTTTTGGAGTAAGGACGACATGGCTTTGCAGATAAGCAAGGCCAAGCAGAGAGGCCTTCCTGTGGCCGTGGGTGGCCCCCTTCGCGAGCTCCACACAGGATGCACCGGAACTGGATCTGGCGAATTTCAAGATCCTTGATGACGGGAAATCACCCTGGCGATGTTCCTGGATGCCATGGCACGGGGGGAGACCCCTGTTCGCTTCACCGCCGAGGGAGACAAGCCAGACGTCACCGCCACCCCAATTCCACGCTTCGACCTGCTGCAACTCGAGGCCTACGACTCGATGAGCATGCTGTTCTCGCGGGGCTGCCCTCTTAACTGCGAGTTCTGCGACATCACCGTCCTCTACGGCCGCAAGCCCCACACCAAGACCCCCGAGCAGTTGGTGGCAGAACTGCTATCTGCACGGCCTGGGCTGGCGTCGCTCGATCTTTCTGGTGGATCTCAAGGCGCTGAGCATCGTGGTATGGCGGCAGGGCATCAAGCGCAACACCCACACCCGTTTCTGGCGTTACCTGCTAGGCATGGCACGCAACAATCCTGCCCTGTTTGAACAGTTCCTATCGGTGCTGGCCCACAACGAGCACTTCCTCGAATACCGCTCGATCGTTCAGCCGGAAATCCGCGAACAGCTGGAATCACTGCCCCCCGAAGAACCCACAGCAGCCGAAGAACTGCAGCGGCCTGATCCTCAGTCCTGCACATAGACCGTGCCGTCACGCAGGCACTGCTCAGCCTTCTGCAACTCCCGCCCCAAATAAAGGGCATGGTCCAGCCGACTGACCGGGTGTGGGGCTTCCCCTTCCGTGAGCTGGATGCCCAGCTGTTTGGCCGTACTGCCGCGGTAAACCGTTGAAGGGCGCCGAGGAGCATTGCCCCCGTCGCAGCGCAACAACTCACCTGTCTCGGAATTTCGGGCCAAACCCTTGTCATCAATGGTGTTGCCGTAGTGCTCAAGCACCAATTCGGCCGCATCACGATCCAGTTTGATCAAGAAATAGCCACTGGGATCCAGAGCGATGAACCGCTGGGACAGGCGCTGATCAAGAGCATCCATCGCAGAAGCAGTGGATGCCGGTGCTTCCGGGGTTGTGGTCATGGCTTCAACCTACAAAACCAAGGCCGGAGGTTCTGCTTTGAAGGGCAGCTCCGCATTGATGGCCTCGATCTCCTCCAGCATCAAGCCATTCACCTTGGGCAACCAGGCGCGGATCAACTGATCCATCTGGGGCTGATACCAGCGGTGCAGGCTGGCGTGGGGACAGGCCACAAAGCCTCGCCGGCGCTTGTGGCTGCCACCGGCTCCAGGGTCAAAGCTGACGATGCCGTTGGCCAGGGCCCATTCGATCGGAGCGTAGTAACAGACTTCGAAGTGAAGACAATCGATCTCCTCGTGGCTGCCCCAGTAGCGGCCCCAGAGCTGTCGGCCGTCCTGCACGCACATCGACATCGCCACCGGATCGCGCGGGTCACCTCGGTGGGCAGAAAAAAGCACCAGCTGGTCGCGGTGCAGACGTGCCAACGCTTCAAAAAAGCCCTCTTCCAGATACTTGCTACCCCACGGTCCCCAGCGAGCACAGTGCTGCTCGTAGAAACGATGCATGGATTGCAACAGCGGCAGATCCAGCTGAGCGCCGCTGAGGGGTGTCACGGTGATCCCGGCCTTGGCCACAGCCTTGCGTTCCCGCTTGATGTTGCGGCGCTGGTTGGCATTGAAACCCTTGAGGTAATCCTCAAACGTCTGGTCGTCGCCGCGGCTCCACAGGCTCTGCTGGTTCAGCCAGGCGGCACAGCCGGCGGCCTCCGCCAGGGGCCGCCACTGCGGATCCACGTAGAGGAAATTGCAGCTGAGGATGCCGTTCTGTTCGCAGAAGCGATCGATCGCCCGCAGCAACTCCCGGGTGAGCAGAGCTTCATCTTCTCCAGATCGCACATGGAAGCGGTAGCCCAGCACTGGGCTGACCGGACTCATGCCTAGAAGCTTGGGGTAGTAGCGCAGCCCCAGATCCGCCGCCAGACGGGCAAAGGTCTGGTCGAACACAAACTCGCCATAGCTGTGGCCCTTGAGGAAAAGCGGAGCCACCGCAATCAGGATGTCATCACGCCAGAGGGCCAGATGCAGGGGCTGCCAGCCCTGCTCGGGAATGATGCTTCCGGAGCTTTCCAAGGACTCCAGCCAACTCCAGCGGTAGAAGGGGATCGCGGCGTCTCCCACCAGGCTGTTCCACTGCTGCTCCGGTATTTCGTTGATGGAGCGATGCCAGCGAGCCGTGAGTGACGTCATGTCGACGGTGCTTTAGGCCCTTGTGGGTCGACCTTAACCAGATCGGATCCGTCGGTAGCGAACAAGCCACTCACCGTCCCCGAGGTCCTCAGCGCCATCGGACTGCCAAGCACCCGGTTGCGCCAAGGCAGCTGGCAACGGCGCATCGGTGCAAGGCAACCAACAGAAGCGGCCGCCCAGGAGCTGGGGCACCAAGGTGAGCTGGAGCGCATCGACGCAATCGGCTTGCAACAGATCAGCGCTGAGCTGGGCACCACCCAGAAGCACCAGACGCTGAATCCCAGCCGCTCCAAGCACCTTGAGCCGCTCCGGCCAGGTTGGAGCCAAAGGGAACCAACGATCAAAACCTTGATCCACAGGTTCAGGAGCCAGCAGCCAACGTTGAAGCGGCTGATCAAAAAACCGCCAAGCGCTTGAGAAGTCGGGGGATCGGCTCACCACCACAGCGGCCGGCTGCTCGGCTCGCCCCTCGCTTCGGCGTCGCTCAAGCA
This region includes:
- a CDS encoding MFS transporter; the protein is MILHKLRAEQQRQLFLIASGVSTAGSFAGITAKGWILMKGGVDPFVLALNFAALSLPSLLVSGPAGVRTDRVGCERVLVHAQWALLTASGLGALAIPLLEGTAQVLLLLCSTLLVGIAGAYELTARNKYCSILVERPEQLAGYLTSFSVVFNVGKLVGPPIGGLLLAATSPAWALGIDAASYLLPITSVMFLLNPNRDREVRSSIGQDASLLNAWRHCGSTLQGVLSFTAVLCLIGFYHPGLAPLIAFDQLGPNPTDLGLFTSVLAGGSIVGGLVLQRNSQRFCRRPFLTLGGFGLITAVAQLGMARTPGPVFSLAMAFLIGAGTAGLLSSCNLISQIGSPQVMRGRMAGLSQIAFLGGGGLSGLIVALMVMFTNLSTAFAITGSLSAAVAVLWIRKRGGKTLEPLR
- a CDS encoding DUF4346 domain-containing protein, whose translation is MTTTPEAPASTASAMDALDQRLSQRFIALDPSGYFLIKLDRDAAELVLEHYGNTIDDKGLARNSETGELLRCDGGNAPRRPSTVYRGSTAKQLGIQLTEGEAPHPVSRLDHALYLGRELQKAEQCLRDGTVYVQD
- a CDS encoding GNAT family N-acetyltransferase, with amino-acid sequence MTSLTARWHRSINEIPEQQWNSLVGDAAIPFYRWSWLESLESSGSIIPEQGWQPLHLALWRDDILIAVAPLFLKGHSYGEFVFDQTFARLAADLGLRYYPKLLGMSPVSPVLGYRFHVRSGEDEALLTRELLRAIDRFCEQNGILSCNFLYVDPQWRPLAEAAGCAAWLNQQSLWSRGDDQTFEDYLKGFNANQRRNIKRERKAVAKAGITVTPLSGAQLDLPLLQSMHRFYEQHCARWGPWGSKYLEEGFFEALARLHRDQLVLFSAHRGDPRDPVAMSMCVQDGRQLWGRYWGSHEEIDCLHFEVCYYAPIEWALANGIVSFDPGAGGSHKRRRGFVACPHASLHRWYQPQMDQLIRAWLPKVNGLMLEEIEAINAELPFKAEPPALVL
- a CDS encoding RibD family protein; translated protein: MLQRPTPSRPFVRLVLAISLDGRLAPPVGGAAQLGGEGDRRALEHALAWGDACLIGAGTLRAHQCTCLIRSPQLLERRRSEGRAEQPAAVVVSRSPDFSSAWRFFDQPLQRWLLAPEPVDQGFDRWFPLAPTWPERLKVLGAAGIQRLVLLGGAQLSADLLQADCVDALQLTLVPQLLGGRFCWLPCTDAPLPAALAQPGAWQSDGAEDLGDGEWLVRYRRIRSG